The stretch of DNA CCATGGGAATGAAAGACGATCACATCTTTTTCTACGGTAAGAAGGATAATTGGTGGGGACCTGCTGGAGTTACAGGTCCATGCGGTCCCGATACGGAGATATTTTATATAGATCAGTCTAAGCCAAAATGTTCAGATGAATGTGGACCTTCATGCCACTGTGGCAGATATCTCGAGATCTGGAACAATGTATTTATGGAATACAATAAGACCTCTGAAGGAAAATATGAAAAACTGAAACAGCAGAATGTTGATACTGGATTAGGGTTAGAACGTACATTGTGCGTATTGGAACACATTCCTAGCGTATATGACACTGAATTTTTCACTCCAATTATAAAAGATATTGAAAATGCATCTGGACTCAAGTATGCCGACTCAATCAGGGAATTTCGTATAATTGCAGATCACATGCGTGCTGCGGTCTTCATACTGGGTGATGACAAAGGTGTGGCACCTTCCAATTTAGATCAGGGTTATGTTCTCAGAAAGCTCATTAGGAGAACTATCAGGTATATGCAAAAACTCGGCATGAGCTGGGAGCCGATGATCGATATCGCAAACACAGTGGTCAGAGAATACTCTGGAGAATACCCGGAGCTTGAAAGAAATAAAGCTTTCATAATAGAGCAGCTTCAAAATGAAGCCATCAAATTCGCAAAAACTCTTGATCAGGGTCTCAGGCTTACGGAGCGTATTCTTGAAGGTATGGATCAGAATGGGACTGTAAGCGGAGAAGATGCATTCAAACTTTACACATCCTTTGGATTCCCCCTGGATCTAACGATTGAACTGGCTGCTGAAAAAGGCATTGGAGTTGACAGTGTTAAATTTGAAGAGCTGTTTAAAGAACATCAGCAGATCTCAAGAGCCGGATCTATGCAGAAGTTCAAGGGCGGCCTTGCAGATGCCAGTGAAGAGACTACAAAGCTGCACACAGCCACTCACCTATTGGGAGCAGCACTGAGAAAAGTTCTGGGACCTGATGTGCATCAAAAAGGAAGCAACATCACTGCTGAAAGATTAAGGTTTGATTTTTCATTCGACAGAAAAATGACCAAGGACGAGCTGGACGAAGTCGAAAAGCTTGTTAATGAAGCTATTAAAGCAGGCATTACTGTCGTATGTGAAGAAATGACTCTTGGAGATGCAAGGGAACGCAATGCTGAGGGTGTATTTGGAGACAAATATGGTGAAATGGTCAAAGTGTACACCATTGGAACAGTCTCATGCGAAATTTGCGGTGGTCCACACGTAACCAATACTGCTCAGATAGGAGGATTTAAAATCAAGAAGGAAGAAGCAAGCAGTGCTGGTGTTCGTAGAATCAAAGCTGTGGTAGGAGAGCAATACGCCTAAATCCGGCGTTTGCCAGCATTATCCATTTGCTCCATTTGCGTATAGTAATGCTTATATAGCAAACCGATTCTAACGGCAACCCTTCATAAATCTACATGTTATACATGTCACAGATTTTTGAGAAATAAATGAGGCAGTAAAATGGCAGAAGAAACTAAATCAAAGAAAGCGGACAAGAAGTCCAAGCCTGAAGATCAGGCGAAGGATGAAAACTTCCGCTATATCGTTCGTATCTTAAATACGGATGTGGACGGTAACAAGAATATTATCTTGGGTTTGCAGTCCGTCAAAGGGGTTGGATCCAGAGTTGCTAGAATTGTAGCAAAGAGAACTGGTATACCAACTGATGAAATCTTTGGAAATCTTTCTGAAGAGCAGACAACCGAGATTGAAAATGTATTGAATTCTTACATAGAATTCGCACCTGCTTGGGCAATTAACAGGCAGTGTGATATTGAGACAGGCGAAGACATGCATTTGTATGGTCAGAACCTCGAGTTGACAAATAAAGATGATATTAACAGGCTGAAAATGATTAAATGCTACCGTGGTCGCAGGCACGAGCAGGGACAGAAAGTTCGCGGTCAGAGAACCCGGTCCAACGGAAGGACTGGCCTCACTATGGGTGTTAGCAGGACCAAAAACCAGCCTGGTTCAAAGTAAATAGGTGAATTAAATGGGAGACCCGAAATTTCCGCGCAGAGCCTATGATACCCCCTCACATCCCTGGAGAGGAGAAAGGATCAAGGCCGAAACCGAGATATGCAAGCAATATGGATTGAAAAGCAAGACCGAACTCTGGAAGGCGCAGGCTTACCTCAGAAATCTGAGAACACAGTCTAAAAACCTCCA from Candidatus Methanomassiliicoccus intestinalis Issoire-Mx1 encodes:
- a CDS encoding alanine--tRNA ligase: MKANELKRKYIDYFVNKGHTEIQSASLIPENDPSVLFTTAGMHPLAPYLLGEKHPAGKRLVDCQKCIRTGDIDEVGDASHLTMFQMMGNWSLGDYFKKESIQMSYDFLVNILGIDPNNLAVTAFAGDENAPRDEETVSIWKSMGMKDDHIFFYGKKDNWWGPAGVTGPCGPDTEIFYIDQSKPKCSDECGPSCHCGRYLEIWNNVFMEYNKTSEGKYEKLKQQNVDTGLGLERTLCVLEHIPSVYDTEFFTPIIKDIENASGLKYADSIREFRIIADHMRAAVFILGDDKGVAPSNLDQGYVLRKLIRRTIRYMQKLGMSWEPMIDIANTVVREYSGEYPELERNKAFIIEQLQNEAIKFAKTLDQGLRLTERILEGMDQNGTVSGEDAFKLYTSFGFPLDLTIELAAEKGIGVDSVKFEELFKEHQQISRAGSMQKFKGGLADASEETTKLHTATHLLGAALRKVLGPDVHQKGSNITAERLRFDFSFDRKMTKDELDEVEKLVNEAIKAGITVVCEEMTLGDARERNAEGVFGDKYGEMVKVYTIGTVSCEICGGPHVTNTAQIGGFKIKKEEASSAGVRRIKAVVGEQYA
- a CDS encoding 30S ribosomal protein S13; translation: MAEETKSKKADKKSKPEDQAKDENFRYIVRILNTDVDGNKNIILGLQSVKGVGSRVARIVAKRTGIPTDEIFGNLSEEQTTEIENVLNSYIEFAPAWAINRQCDIETGEDMHLYGQNLELTNKDDINRLKMIKCYRGRRHEQGQKVRGQRTRSNGRTGLTMGVSRTKNQPGSK